One window of the Lactococcus lactis genome contains the following:
- a CDS encoding ATP-dependent Clp protease proteolytic subunit, with the protein MKTLKFNGTIIPDALGPVYDFIKRSNVTPKTMTDFLENAKGEDVLLSMSSGGGEITAASDMYTALKKYPGKVNVEITGNSASAATIVMLGADHVAISPVHQ; encoded by the coding sequence GTGAAGACACTTAAGTTTAATGGGACTATAATTCCTGATGCGCTTGGTCCAGTATATGACTTTATTAAACGCAGCAATGTTACTCCTAAAACTATGACAGATTTTTTAGAAAATGCAAAAGGAGAAGATGTTCTTCTTTCTATGAGTTCAGGTGGCGGAGAAATTACTGCTGCAAGCGATATGTATACTGCGTTAAAAAAATATCCAGGTAAAGTAAACGTTGAAATAACTGGAAATAGTGCCAGTGCAGCTACAATCGTCATGCTTGGCGCAGATCATGTTGCAATTTCTCCAGTGCATCAGTAA
- a CDS encoding ATP-dependent Clp protease proteolytic subunit → MQSGAQGDYRDLGNEAGASKNLSEGFAEMYAQKMNKSIDEVKELMDATTWYNAKQAKEAGLVDEIMFESTPMMVASDDLLLSDEAVSKINALMQNDKESTMNIEINPEQMESIKNLIDEKIAAVKAEFEANNSADKPLKNQLFKFGGIK, encoded by the coding sequence GTGCAGTCAGGTGCACAAGGCGATTATCGCGATTTAGGTAATGAAGCTGGTGCTTCAAAAAATCTTAGTGAAGGTTTTGCTGAAATGTATGCTCAAAAAATGAATAAGAGCATTGACGAAGTAAAAGAATTAATGGATGCAACAACATGGTATAACGCCAAGCAAGCTAAAGAAGCAGGATTGGTTGATGAAATCATGTTCGAGTCCACACCAATGATGGTTGCTAGTGACGATTTACTACTTTCTGATGAGGCTGTCTCTAAAATAAACGCCCTTATGCAGAATGACAAAGAATCAACAATGAATATTGAAATCAATCCTGAGCAAATGGAGTCAATCAAAAATTTAATTGATGAAAAAATAGCTGCAGTAAAAGCAGAATTTGAAGCTAATAACTCGGCAGACAAGCCGCTTAAAAATCAACTATTTAAATTTGGAGGAATTAAATAA
- a CDS encoding phage major capsid protein has protein sequence MDYTKLPNYTAAVEKYTNAVKEGADEAAQSKAFDKMMNTLGAEIMENMNASTSDKINELMASRPTNGLSENETKFFNDITSGVGKPEVTLPLEIMNQVFLELQNAHPLLDIIKFQSAGLKMRATVANSIYDGGTAVWGEVFDDIKGQLTQTFHEVDFSQNKLTAFVAIPKDALENGYDWLKSFIIIQMSEAMAVALETALVAGDGNKKPIGLMKDLSKGAIKSNVTTYPDKADFADWSDIDPDNAAEKIAPVMQALSKNEKNITVNISGQVKMLVNPDDYYSTLAKFMYLTDNGVWVTVLPFGVEIVQSVAVPKGKAVIFAANRYWAYMGGTRMQEFDQTFALEDLQLYTVKAFYYGKAYDNNTAQVVKLVKG, from the coding sequence ATGGATTACACAAAACTACCTAATTACACAGCGGCTGTAGAGAAATATACTAATGCAGTAAAAGAGGGTGCAGATGAAGCAGCACAATCTAAAGCTTTTGACAAAATGATGAACACTCTTGGAGCTGAAATTATGGAAAACATGAATGCTTCAACATCAGATAAAATCAACGAATTAATGGCTTCGCGTCCAACTAATGGACTTTCTGAAAATGAAACTAAATTCTTTAATGATATTACTTCTGGCGTAGGGAAACCAGAAGTGACCTTGCCTCTTGAAATCATGAACCAAGTGTTCCTTGAATTACAAAACGCTCATCCGCTTTTAGATATTATCAAATTCCAAAGCGCCGGATTGAAAATGAGAGCTACGGTTGCAAATTCAATTTATGATGGCGGTACGGCTGTTTGGGGAGAAGTTTTTGATGATATTAAAGGTCAATTAACACAAACTTTCCACGAAGTAGACTTCTCTCAAAACAAATTAACTGCTTTTGTCGCAATCCCTAAAGATGCTCTTGAAAATGGTTATGACTGGTTGAAATCATTTATTATCATTCAAATGTCTGAAGCGATGGCTGTGGCACTCGAAACAGCTTTAGTTGCAGGAGATGGAAATAAAAAACCTATTGGATTGATGAAGGATCTCTCTAAAGGCGCTATCAAGAGTAATGTAACAACGTATCCAGATAAAGCCGATTTTGCAGATTGGTCTGATATTGATCCTGACAATGCAGCAGAAAAAATCGCCCCTGTAATGCAAGCTCTCTCTAAAAACGAAAAAAACATCACAGTAAATATCTCTGGACAAGTAAAAATGTTAGTTAATCCTGATGACTATTACTCTACTCTTGCTAAATTCATGTATCTCACGGATAACGGTGTTTGGGTAACTGTTTTACCTTTCGGTGTTGAAATTGTTCAATCCGTTGCAGTGCCAAAAGGAAAAGCAGTAATCTTTGCGGCTAACCGCTACTGGGCTTATATGGGCGGAACAAGAATGCAAGAGTTTGACCAAACTTTCGCTCTCGAAGACTTGCAACTTTATACTGTCAAAGCTTTCTACTACGGAAAAGCTTACGACAATAATACAGCTCAGGTTGTAAAACTTGTTAAAGGCTAA
- a CDS encoding HK97 gp10 family phage protein, whose amino-acid sequence MSSSMTIKGFEEIEAKLREKFSETRVKKIESDALKAAADEAVVDLKSTLSQFANSGDTVAGVVRGNVSRTSGFPVIKIGNNGKHWRLVHLENNGFVRNGKSYRYKSFGALQRFSNAQGQKFVKTAQANLKELLK is encoded by the coding sequence ATGAGTAGTTCAATGACAATCAAAGGGTTTGAAGAAATTGAAGCAAAATTGAGAGAAAAGTTTAGTGAAACTCGTGTGAAGAAGATAGAAAGTGATGCACTTAAAGCAGCCGCGGATGAAGCTGTAGTTGATTTAAAGAGTACCCTTTCTCAATTTGCAAATTCTGGTGATACAGTAGCTGGTGTTGTTCGAGGGAATGTTTCTAGAACATCAGGATTCCCCGTCATAAAGATAGGTAACAACGGTAAGCATTGGAGACTTGTCCATCTTGAAAATAATGGCTTTGTCAGAAATGGTAAATCATATCGTTATAAAAGTTTTGGTGCTTTACAAAGATTTTCAAATGCTCAAGGACAAAAATTTGTTAAGACAGCGCAAGCTAATTTGAAGGAGTTGCTAAAATGA
- a CDS encoding major tail protein, with protein MWMLGFMKAIAIFTKIIENKEKKMSVPIGFKRLTIRIKDGKTAVPDKTQFVIEGKKDNGGMVSAKVSGLAVDAVKSYSSNKVYSISGKGVGDGKVEFDIMDFPEKIKNAVLGIVASSNGVYKATADRTSPYCSILLEDVTPQGHPYLMAFVDGMFSSDGLEFNTVQGKQGELPSEAISFAIGSDDNGLYYSTFVGTGAPTDATGIAEIKADALMVAGG; from the coding sequence ATGTGGATGCTCGGTTTTATGAAGGCAATAGCAATCTTTACGAAAATTATTGAAAATAAGGAGAAAAAAATGTCAGTACCTATTGGTTTTAAACGTTTAACAATTCGGATAAAAGATGGTAAAACTGCAGTTCCTGATAAAACTCAGTTTGTTATCGAGGGGAAAAAAGATAATGGTGGTATGGTTTCCGCTAAAGTATCAGGATTAGCGGTTGATGCCGTAAAATCTTATTCTTCAAATAAAGTATACTCCATTTCAGGAAAAGGAGTTGGAGATGGTAAAGTTGAGTTCGATATCATGGACTTCCCTGAAAAAATTAAAAATGCAGTGCTTGGAATTGTTGCATCTTCTAATGGTGTATACAAAGCTACTGCAGATCGCACTTCTCCATATTGTTCGATTCTATTGGAAGATGTAACACCTCAAGGCCATCCATATTTAATGGCATTTGTGGATGGAATGTTCTCTTCTGATGGTCTTGAGTTTAATACAGTACAAGGTAAACAAGGTGAACTTCCATCAGAAGCTATTAGCTTTGCCATTGGTTCTGATGACAACGGATTGTACTACTCTACCTTTGTAGGAACTGGAGCTCCTACTGATGCAACTGGTATTGCAGAAATTAAAGCTGATGCTTTAATGGTAGCAGGAGGGTGA
- the gpG gene encoding phage tail assembly chaperone G, which yields MTKLSITLRDKDGEFTVTQEHVSGQKLLDYWDMAVEIEKNVDKMSISDVYKKRINFIAGLFDSSKVTEESILASVPAWGLQNFIKDVFETITGSKEVTGDEKKEQ from the coding sequence ATGACTAAGTTATCAATTACTCTTCGTGATAAAGATGGTGAGTTTACTGTTACTCAAGAACATGTTAGCGGTCAAAAACTTCTTGATTATTGGGATATGGCAGTTGAAATTGAAAAAAACGTGGATAAGATGTCTATTTCAGACGTTTATAAAAAACGGATTAATTTCATCGCTGGTTTATTCGATAGTTCAAAGGTAACAGAAGAATCAATTTTGGCAAGTGTACCTGCTTGGGGATTGCAAAATTTCATTAAAGATGTTTTTGAAACGATTACTGGTTCAAAAGAAGTTACGGGTGACGAAAAAAAGGAACAATGA
- a CDS encoding phage tail tape measure protein, translated as MADTPLGKMIIEMGFDDSSFAKGVTGVNKQLAALKNDLKTSQTSFSTFGKGVDGVKSPMEVLTKSIEAQKRQLDLLKKSYNGSLIDGKASSSTQKYATDISRANAQLMQYQAQLKNAAIEQYKQTSILPKMSSGLGKVSSGLSSIASKAMPASIAITATFAKGIQAATNFNGKMTEIQALLSDGTPANVLSKQMDTLSDKSKQWARQYGIDTSSINDGMEEMIKRGYDFNQTVGAMPAVLDASRASGEDFGTVMSASTAILEQFGLKTEDTASMMKNTQRVTDSLTFVANKTSAGFEDMGIAMEYVGPVAHSLGMNVEQTAAAVGLLSNNGIEGEKAGTSLRGALSRLLKPTKQSSAAFEELGINIDEWKKGNIGLPDMLDTIKKHTEGMTDAEKSSLVAKAFGVEAQTGMNVLINQGGDALRNLTKETQNATGYTKKLADQMNNSDKNAFNKAKATLEVLSIDLGQKLLPSIVPIVKEIDNLAGSFEKLSPETQQFIIKMAIAAAAVYPTTKALEKMTDATKGVIDGLKYLGAKGAGKLALRGIATEAGGATAAISGGGGLSASLGGISPILAGLSPVAVGVLGVAGLAGLIIGVSKAVDEAKDRVKFFGQVEVPKETVDKIDNFRDRIDKAKVAMEEFGTGSQNSAQKVKDAINSLSEGTKGDIDKSTKELEEAMKRTGYTAEQIAEMKKRGESAKSVVEAAANDISQVYINANKRDEKNRALTVDEQARVSSNMQVIFESEADALKITGDKKNTLMKALNGEFNNMSKSQAQQVINDMRGMREQANKEYDQQAADQKKLLDGKIITQDTYNENMAAAEQERVDKLSKYGVAVAQAEEVLRGNLKQGEAGYSEWRTNAENEIRTYTENTGIGLDDLLAKLGDVNKKTADSGNVLAKYAVGMSNDTKKANDAWNTMIFDPKTGEIKTNIPEAIAEALKGKDGWDNMQFILKNANLTTNARFAVAEALIASGQWDKLSPEQKNLVVNNQQGLLAIADSKQNMQIWNEMPDSVKKILGDNKDFLQNKETAQQALTGWNTLPAQTKKLLGNDTDFLSKKGNAAQALNTWNSMPENVKKLLGNDKDFQNKKGAAASALKAWDAMPENVKKMFANNADVLSKKKGAADAITQWNSLSPKQQKLLAQNLTGDGVSQAQRAIDSLPKEKNTTLTTTHKNIFQEIYEKITKHATGTNYHQGGLAMVNDQKGSLYKELITLPTGQSFIPEGRDVVLNLPKGSSVLKASKTAQLIPKYAKGTGGIPADAKIFRDMRAVQQQLVVNTPVVDNTELLSAILKAILDSGTNNDVIKAIQSLANRPSVSVFDKKDAAKTLTKLISENQEKDTLIQTLIGGHNP; from the coding sequence ATGGCAGATACACCTTTAGGTAAAATGATAATTGAAATGGGCTTTGATGATTCCAGCTTCGCAAAGGGTGTTACTGGAGTTAATAAGCAATTAGCAGCCTTAAAAAATGATTTAAAAACTTCTCAAACATCATTTTCAACATTTGGGAAAGGTGTTGACGGAGTTAAAAGCCCAATGGAAGTTCTAACAAAATCTATTGAGGCGCAAAAAAGGCAATTAGATTTACTAAAAAAATCTTACAATGGTTCACTAATTGACGGAAAAGCAAGCTCTAGCACTCAAAAATATGCGACTGATATTTCTCGTGCAAATGCACAATTAATGCAATACCAGGCTCAATTAAAAAATGCGGCGATTGAGCAATATAAACAAACCTCTATCTTGCCTAAAATGTCTTCTGGACTAGGAAAAGTAAGCTCAGGTTTAAGTTCAATTGCTTCAAAAGCTATGCCTGCTTCAATTGCTATAACTGCAACATTTGCGAAAGGAATTCAAGCAGCAACTAATTTCAATGGCAAGATGACTGAAATCCAAGCTTTGTTATCAGATGGAACACCAGCAAATGTTCTTTCTAAGCAAATGGATACCTTATCAGATAAATCTAAACAATGGGCTAGACAATACGGTATCGATACCTCATCTATCAATGATGGTATGGAAGAAATGATTAAACGCGGTTATGATTTTAATCAAACCGTTGGGGCTATGCCAGCAGTATTAGATGCCTCAAGAGCATCAGGGGAAGATTTCGGAACGGTAATGTCTGCGTCAACTGCCATTCTTGAACAGTTTGGTTTAAAGACTGAAGATACAGCATCCATGATGAAAAATACCCAACGTGTAACGGATAGTTTGACATTTGTAGCCAATAAAACATCTGCAGGATTTGAAGACATGGGAATAGCAATGGAATATGTCGGGCCCGTAGCTCACTCTTTAGGTATGAATGTTGAACAAACCGCTGCTGCAGTAGGATTGCTTTCAAATAATGGTATCGAAGGCGAAAAAGCTGGTACATCACTTCGTGGTGCTCTATCTCGCTTGTTAAAACCTACTAAACAATCTTCGGCAGCTTTTGAAGAACTTGGCATTAATATCGATGAGTGGAAAAAAGGAAATATCGGTTTACCTGATATGCTGGATACCATCAAAAAACATACCGAAGGTATGACAGATGCAGAAAAAAGTTCATTAGTTGCTAAAGCGTTTGGTGTAGAAGCTCAAACAGGTATGAACGTGCTGATTAACCAAGGCGGAGATGCATTACGCAACTTAACCAAAGAAACACAAAATGCAACTGGTTATACTAAAAAGCTTGCAGACCAAATGAACAATTCTGATAAGAATGCTTTTAATAAAGCTAAAGCGACTTTGGAAGTTTTATCAATTGATTTAGGTCAAAAACTCTTGCCTTCAATCGTGCCAATCGTTAAAGAAATAGATAATTTAGCTGGTTCATTCGAAAAGCTAAGTCCAGAAACACAACAATTCATCATCAAAATGGCAATAGCAGCGGCAGCTGTATATCCTACCACCAAAGCGTTAGAAAAAATGACAGATGCAACAAAAGGCGTAATTGATGGCTTGAAATATCTTGGTGCAAAAGGGGCAGGCAAACTTGCACTTAGAGGGATTGCTACTGAAGCGGGAGGAGCAACTGCTGCGATATCTGGGGGAGGGGGACTATCTGCTTCTCTTGGTGGAATATCCCCAATACTGGCTGGATTAAGCCCAGTGGCTGTAGGTGTTTTAGGTGTAGCTGGTCTAGCGGGGTTAATCATCGGCGTAAGCAAAGCTGTAGATGAAGCAAAAGATAGAGTTAAGTTCTTTGGCCAAGTTGAAGTTCCAAAAGAAACGGTAGATAAAATCGATAACTTTAGAGATAGGATTGACAAAGCCAAGGTAGCAATGGAAGAGTTCGGTACCGGAAGCCAAAATTCAGCTCAAAAAGTTAAAGATGCTATCAATTCACTTTCCGAAGGAACAAAAGGTGATATTGATAAATCAACTAAAGAACTTGAAGAAGCGATGAAGCGGACAGGATATACAGCAGAGCAAATTGCTGAAATGAAAAAAAGGGGTGAAAGTGCTAAGTCTGTTGTAGAAGCTGCTGCAAATGATATTTCACAAGTTTATATCAATGCCAACAAACGTGACGAAAAAAATAGAGCATTGACCGTTGACGAACAAGCTCGTGTAAGTTCTAATATGCAAGTGATTTTCGAATCAGAAGCTGATGCACTTAAAATAACGGGCGATAAAAAGAATACTTTAATGAAGGCTCTCAATGGCGAGTTCAATAATATGTCTAAATCTCAGGCTCAACAAGTTATCAATGACATGAGAGGGATGAGAGAACAAGCGAATAAAGAATATGATCAACAAGCCGCAGACCAAAAAAAACTGCTTGACGGTAAAATAATCACTCAAGATACCTATAACGAAAATATGGCTGCCGCAGAGCAAGAAAGAGTTGATAAGTTAAGCAAGTATGGTGTGGCAGTTGCCCAAGCTGAGGAAGTTTTACGAGGTAATTTAAAACAGGGCGAAGCTGGGTACTCGGAATGGCGTACAAACGCAGAAAATGAAATACGGACATATACAGAAAATACAGGTATTGGGCTAGATGATCTCCTCGCAAAACTTGGCGATGTTAATAAGAAAACTGCCGATTCTGGTAATGTTTTAGCCAAGTATGCCGTAGGGATGTCAAACGACACTAAAAAAGCAAATGATGCTTGGAATACTATGATTTTTGACCCTAAAACAGGGGAAATTAAAACGAATATTCCAGAAGCAATCGCAGAAGCTCTCAAGGGTAAAGATGGTTGGGATAATATGCAGTTCATCTTGAAGAACGCTAATTTAACAACGAATGCTAGATTTGCAGTCGCAGAAGCTTTAATTGCAAGTGGGCAATGGGACAAACTTTCTCCTGAACAAAAAAATCTAGTTGTCAATAATCAACAAGGGCTGCTTGCGATTGCAGACAGTAAGCAGAATATGCAAATTTGGAATGAAATGCCAGATTCTGTTAAGAAAATTCTTGGTGATAATAAAGATTTCTTACAAAATAAAGAAACTGCCCAACAAGCTTTAACTGGTTGGAATACACTTCCTGCTCAAACTAAAAAATTATTGGGGAATGATACAGACTTTTTGAGTAAAAAAGGAAACGCAGCTCAAGCATTGAATACGTGGAACTCTATGCCAGAAAATGTTAAAAAGCTTCTTGGTAACGATAAAGATTTCCAAAACAAAAAAGGGGCAGCCGCAAGTGCTTTAAAAGCCTGGGATGCCATGCCAGAAAACGTTAAGAAAATGTTCGCAAACAATGCGGATGTATTGAGTAAGAAAAAAGGCGCGGCCGATGCGATTACTCAATGGAATTCATTATCTCCTAAACAGCAAAAACTTCTTGCTCAAAATCTTACAGGAGATGGAGTCTCCCAAGCTCAAAGAGCTATTGATAGCCTTCCTAAAGAGAAGAATACAACTTTAACTACCACTCATAAAAATATTTTTCAAGAAATATATGAAAAAATAACCAAACATGCAACGGGTACTAATTACCACCAAGGCGGACTCGCAATGGTTAATGATCAAAAAGGTTCGCTATATAAAGAATTGATTACTTTACCAACAGGCCAAAGCTTCATTCCCGAAGGTCGAGATGTCGTTTTAAACTTACCTAAGGGTTCAAGTGTTTTGAAAGCTAGCAAAACAGCTCAATTAATTCCGAAATATGCCAAAGGTACAGGCGGAATTCCGGCTGATGCGAAGATATTTAGAGATATGAGAGCAGTACAACAACAGTTAGTAGTTAATACTCCAGTTGTTGACAATACTGAACTGTTGAGTGCTATTTTAAAAGCTATTCTAGACAGTGGTACTAATAATGATGTTATTAAAGCAATTCAATCTTTAGCAAATCGGCCATCAGTTTCTGTTTTCGATAAAAAGGATGCTGCTAAAACACTAACAAAATTAATTTCTGAGAATCAAGAGAAAGACACTCTTATTCAAACTTTGATTGGAGGTCATAATCCGTGA